Proteins found in one Corynebacterium freneyi genomic segment:
- a CDS encoding acid phosphatase encodes MKTGSRRISRAGLRSAAAVTALALTLPLAPTAGAQAIPELPTRDAIPGLGDIIPGRAGDSIVPGDQGDAASGSTGDAASGSAGLPPMGAPSFIPSQDQGAGADGAPVPQPFPADSLARPFTSDTSNEGWFYHYVVHPFRDLEQNHPEVMDENLEIVVRINNAAKDDREAQLLALQDDHDDPMVNLSAAFGQNLGAHFRAAVEEGRLPKTSALLSGNLARAGGIASSTFVEKYTYNYDRPFVVAPERIERYYRDNPGDDDPYSETPSYPSGHTNKAAWTATLMSMMLPEVAPQIQARASEAGHSRLVMGVHYPLDVMGGRMMGNQAAADRWADPEFRPLIEAAAAELRAELEWRCGTTLAECIAADTPYMSDEAAVAQYTERMTYGFKRVGEAGVGVTVPAGYAGLLATTHPQLTDEQRVKVLEATAIDSGYPLDRTDGRASHVRMNMAAAMAANVTVNADGSLTVNGVRV; translated from the coding sequence GTGAAGACCGGTTCCCGCCGCATCTCCCGCGCCGGACTGCGTTCCGCCGCCGCCGTCACCGCCCTGGCCCTCACCCTGCCGCTGGCGCCCACCGCCGGAGCTCAGGCCATCCCCGAGCTGCCGACCCGCGACGCCATCCCCGGCCTCGGCGACATCATCCCCGGACGCGCCGGCGACTCGATCGTTCCGGGAGACCAGGGCGACGCCGCATCCGGTTCCACCGGCGACGCCGCATCCGGTTCCGCCGGCCTGCCGCCGATGGGCGCGCCCAGCTTCATCCCGAGCCAGGACCAGGGTGCCGGCGCGGACGGCGCCCCGGTGCCGCAGCCGTTCCCGGCGGACAGCCTCGCCCGCCCCTTCACCTCCGACACGTCGAACGAAGGCTGGTTCTACCACTACGTCGTCCACCCCTTCCGGGACCTCGAGCAGAACCACCCCGAGGTGATGGACGAAAACCTCGAGATCGTCGTGCGGATCAACAACGCCGCCAAGGACGACCGCGAGGCTCAGCTGCTGGCCCTGCAGGACGACCACGACGATCCGATGGTCAATCTCTCCGCCGCCTTCGGCCAGAACCTCGGCGCCCACTTCCGTGCTGCCGTGGAGGAGGGCCGTCTGCCGAAGACCTCCGCCCTGCTGTCCGGCAACCTCGCCCGCGCCGGCGGAATCGCGTCGTCGACCTTCGTCGAGAAGTACACCTACAACTACGACCGCCCGTTCGTCGTGGCCCCCGAGCGCATCGAGCGCTACTACCGCGACAACCCGGGCGACGACGACCCGTACTCGGAGACCCCGTCCTACCCGTCGGGCCACACCAACAAGGCCGCCTGGACGGCGACGCTGATGTCCATGATGCTGCCGGAGGTCGCCCCGCAGATCCAGGCCCGCGCCTCCGAGGCCGGCCATTCCCGCCTGGTCATGGGCGTCCACTACCCGCTCGACGTGATGGGCGGCCGCATGATGGGCAACCAGGCCGCCGCCGACCGCTGGGCCGACCCGGAGTTCCGCCCGCTCATCGAGGCCGCCGCCGCCGAGCTGCGCGCCGAGCTGGAGTGGCGCTGTGGCACCACGCTGGCCGAGTGCATCGCCGCCGACACCCCGTACATGTCGGATGAGGCCGCCGTCGCCCAGTACACCGAGCGCATGACCTACGGTTTCAAGCGCGTCGGCGAGGCCGGCGTCGGCGTGACCGTGCCCGCCGGGTACGCGGGCCTGCTGGCCACCACGCACCCGCAGCTCACCGACGAGCAGCGCGTCAAGGTCCTCGAGGCCACCGCCATCGACTCCGGTTACCCGCTCGACCGCACCGACGGCCGCGCCTCCCACGTTCGCATGAACATGGCCGCCGCGATGGCCGCAAACGTCACCGTCAACGCCGACGGATCCCTGACGGTCAACGGCGTGCGCGTCTAG